Proteins encoded within one genomic window of Streptomyces sp. NBC_01314:
- a CDS encoding SCO1431 family membrane protein, whose translation MTATSATANRVQSRTGGPKDDGPKIVEHIMGWTLVVVVAMLVTQLGLL comes from the coding sequence ATGACCGCGACCTCCGCCACCGCCAACCGTGTCCAGAGCCGTACGGGCGGCCCCAAGGACGACGGCCCGAAGATCGTCGAGCACATCATGGGCTGGACCCTGGTGGTGGTCGTCGCGATGCTGGTGACGCAGTTGGGTCTGCTGTGA
- a CDS encoding TetR/AcrR family transcriptional regulator yields the protein MNSSQQRGVEPPRARGTDRSLARRAELISIGRKLFADTSYDTLSMDDIARQAHVAKGLIYYYFKSKRGYYLAIVEDSVADLITFAASGLQLPPVERVHRTMESYLRYAEDNQAAYRTIVTGGVGFDAQVHAIRDGVREAIVATIAEGAYGRSDIEPVARMGLFGWVCAVEGATLDWIGRPELPRDTMRDLFVKMLGGSLRAIEELAPAYLAPEPARRDT from the coding sequence TTGAATAGTAGTCAACAGCGTGGTGTCGAACCGCCGCGGGCCCGCGGGACCGACCGTTCGCTGGCGCGCCGCGCCGAACTCATCTCCATCGGGCGCAAGTTGTTCGCCGACACGTCGTACGACACGCTGTCGATGGACGACATCGCGCGGCAGGCGCACGTGGCCAAGGGACTGATCTACTACTACTTCAAGTCCAAGCGCGGCTACTACCTCGCGATCGTCGAGGACTCGGTCGCCGATCTGATCACCTTCGCGGCGAGCGGCCTCCAACTGCCGCCCGTGGAGCGGGTGCACCGGACCATGGAAAGCTATCTGCGCTACGCGGAGGACAACCAGGCCGCGTATCGCACGATCGTCACCGGCGGCGTCGGCTTCGACGCCCAGGTGCACGCCATCCGGGACGGCGTCCGCGAGGCCATCGTCGCCACCATCGCCGAGGGCGCGTACGGCAGGAGCGACATCGAACCGGTGGCCCGCATGGGCCTGTTCGGCTGGGTGTGCGCGGTCGAGGGCGCCACCCTCGACTGGATCGGCCGCCCGGAGCTGCCCCGCGACACCATGCGCGATCTGTTCGTCAAGATGCTGGGCGGCTCGCTGCGGGCCATCGAGGAGCTGGCCCCGGCCTACCTCGCACCGGAACCCGCCCGCCGCGACACCTGA
- a CDS encoding glycoside hydrolase family 18 protein: MLRPHSSRVPVRTLVAATCCAALGAGLLAGAGTATATAAKSGTRPHAPGAPHSKVVGYFIDWGIYGRQYYVKNIETSGSAKKLTHINYAFGNVVDGKCAIGDPWADTDKPFTAEESVDGVADTADQPLSGSFNQLRKLKKLHPNLKIIWSFGGWTWSGGFGEAAKDPEAFANSCYDLVENSRWRDVFDGIDIDWEYPNACGLTCDTSGSEAFEDVMAALRKRFGKKELVTAAITADARSGGKIDAADYAGAAKYVDWYNPMTYDYFGSWDATTAPHSPLYPYPGIADKAFNTAATIKKLRSLGVPPSKLLLGIGFYGRGWTGVTRSAPGGTATGPAAGTYEAGYEDYKVLKATCPANGIVGGTAYAKCGDDWWSYDTPQTIKGKMAYKNAQGLGGTFFWELSGDTANGELIKAIK; encoded by the coding sequence ATGCTCAGACCGCACAGCTCCCGCGTCCCCGTCAGAACGCTTGTCGCCGCCACGTGTTGCGCCGCCCTCGGCGCCGGGCTCCTCGCCGGAGCGGGAACCGCGACCGCCACCGCCGCGAAGTCCGGCACCCGGCCGCACGCGCCCGGCGCGCCCCACTCGAAGGTCGTCGGCTACTTCATCGACTGGGGCATCTACGGCCGCCAGTACTACGTCAAGAACATCGAGACGTCCGGCTCGGCGAAGAAGCTCACGCACATCAACTACGCGTTCGGCAACGTCGTCGACGGCAAGTGCGCGATCGGCGACCCCTGGGCGGACACCGACAAGCCCTTCACGGCCGAGGAGTCCGTGGACGGTGTCGCCGACACCGCGGACCAGCCGCTGAGCGGCAGCTTCAACCAGCTGCGCAAGCTGAAGAAGCTGCACCCGAACCTCAAGATCATCTGGTCCTTCGGCGGCTGGACCTGGTCCGGCGGCTTCGGCGAGGCGGCGAAGGACCCCGAGGCCTTCGCGAACTCCTGCTACGACCTCGTCGAGAACTCCAGGTGGAGGGACGTCTTCGACGGCATCGACATCGACTGGGAGTACCCGAACGCCTGCGGCCTCACCTGCGACACAAGTGGCAGCGAAGCCTTCGAGGACGTGATGGCGGCACTGCGTAAACGATTCGGCAAGAAGGAGCTGGTCACCGCGGCGATCACTGCCGACGCCAGGAGCGGCGGAAAGATCGACGCGGCGGACTACGCGGGCGCCGCGAAGTACGTCGACTGGTACAACCCGATGACGTACGACTACTTCGGCTCGTGGGACGCGACCACCGCCCCGCACTCCCCGCTGTACCCGTACCCCGGCATCGCCGACAAGGCGTTCAACACCGCTGCCACCATCAAGAAGCTGAGGAGCCTCGGCGTCCCGCCGTCCAAGCTGCTGCTCGGCATCGGCTTCTACGGACGCGGCTGGACCGGTGTGACCCGGTCGGCGCCCGGCGGCACCGCGACCGGTCCGGCGGCGGGGACGTACGAGGCGGGCTACGAGGACTACAAGGTCCTGAAGGCGACGTGCCCGGCCAACGGAATCGTCGGCGGCACCGCGTACGCCAAGTGCGGTGACGACTGGTGGAGTTACGACACCCCGCAGACCATCAAGGGAAAGATGGCCTACAAGAACGCACAGGGTCTGGGCGGCACGTTCTTCTGGGAGCTCAGCGGGGACACGGCGAACGGTGAGCTGATCAAGGCGATCAAGTAG
- a CDS encoding acyl-CoA dehydrogenase family protein gives MSDRAPQPVDRQLPTEEARDLISLVREIAQREIAPHAAEEEDAGRFPRELFGLLSESGLLGLPYDSEHGGGDQPYEVYLQVLEELAMARLTVGLGVSVHTLACHALANYGTKEQQAEHLPAMLGGRLLGAYCLSEPASGSDAASLRTKAVREGGGPSRTGGAESGGDWVITGTKAWITHGGIADFYTVMARTGGEGSRGITAFLVPGDAEGLSAAAPEKKMGMKGSPTAQLHYDGVRVADSRRLGEEGQGFAIALSALDSGRLGIAACAIGVAQAALDEAVEYATGRRQFGRPIADFQGLRFMLADMATQIEAGRALYLSAARLRDAGRPFSKQAAMAKLLCTDAAMKVTTDAVQILGGYGYTADFPAERYMREAKVLQIVEGTNQIQRMVIARHLAGPESR, from the coding sequence ATGTCCGACCGCGCCCCGCAGCCGGTGGATCGTCAACTGCCCACGGAAGAGGCCCGGGATCTGATCTCGCTCGTCCGGGAGATCGCGCAGCGGGAGATCGCCCCGCACGCGGCCGAGGAGGAGGACGCCGGCCGCTTCCCGCGCGAACTCTTCGGCCTGCTCTCGGAGTCGGGACTGCTCGGCCTGCCGTACGACTCGGAACACGGCGGCGGTGACCAGCCGTACGAGGTCTATCTCCAGGTCCTGGAAGAGCTCGCCATGGCCCGCCTCACCGTGGGCCTCGGTGTGAGTGTCCACACCCTCGCGTGCCACGCCCTCGCCAACTACGGCACCAAGGAGCAGCAGGCCGAGCATCTGCCGGCGATGCTCGGCGGCCGTCTGCTCGGCGCGTACTGCCTCTCCGAGCCCGCGTCCGGATCGGACGCCGCGTCGCTGCGGACGAAGGCCGTGCGGGAGGGCGGGGGCCCCTCCCGCACGGGCGGAGCCGAGAGCGGGGGAGACTGGGTGATCACCGGCACCAAGGCCTGGATCACCCACGGCGGCATCGCCGACTTCTACACGGTCATGGCCCGCACGGGCGGCGAGGGCTCCCGGGGCATCACTGCCTTCCTGGTGCCCGGCGACGCCGAGGGGCTGAGCGCCGCGGCGCCCGAGAAGAAGATGGGCATGAAGGGCTCACCCACCGCGCAGCTCCACTACGACGGGGTGCGCGTCGCCGACAGCCGGCGCCTCGGCGAGGAGGGCCAGGGCTTCGCGATCGCCCTGTCCGCGCTCGACTCCGGGCGGCTCGGCATCGCGGCCTGCGCGATCGGCGTGGCCCAGGCGGCGCTGGACGAGGCGGTCGAATACGCCACCGGACGGCGGCAGTTCGGGCGGCCGATCGCCGACTTCCAGGGGCTGCGCTTCATGCTCGCGGACATGGCGACGCAGATAGAGGCGGGCCGGGCGCTCTATCTCTCCGCCGCCCGGCTGCGCGACGCGGGCCGGCCCTTCTCCAAGCAGGCGGCCATGGCGAAGCTGCTGTGCACCGATGCGGCGATGAAGGTCACCACCGACGCCGTGCAGATCCTCGGCGGATACGGCTACACGGCGGACTTCCCCGCCGAGCGGTACATGCGCGAGGCCAAGGTGCTCCAGATCGTCGAGGGCACCAATCAGATCCAGCGCATGGTCATCGCCCGTCACCTCGCGGGGCCCGAGTCACGCTGA
- a CDS encoding Lrp/AsnC family transcriptional regulator — MEELDRQIVQLLVADGRMSYTDLGKATGLSTSAVHQRVRRLEQRGVIRGYAAVVDPEAVGLPMTAFISVKPFDPSAPDDIAERLAGVPEIEACHSVAGEENYILKVRVATPHELEELLARLRSLAGVSTRTTVVLSTPYEARPPRI, encoded by the coding sequence ATGGAGGAGCTGGACCGACAGATCGTGCAGCTGCTCGTCGCGGACGGGCGGATGAGCTACACCGACCTGGGCAAGGCCACGGGCCTGTCCACGTCGGCGGTGCATCAGCGTGTGCGCCGACTTGAGCAGCGTGGCGTCATCCGGGGCTATGCCGCGGTCGTCGACCCGGAGGCCGTCGGGCTGCCCATGACCGCGTTCATCTCGGTCAAACCCTTCGACCCCAGCGCCCCCGACGACATCGCCGAACGCCTTGCCGGCGTCCCGGAGATCGAGGCCTGCCACAGCGTGGCCGGCGAGGAGAACTACATCCTCAAGGTTCGCGTGGCGACCCCGCACGAACTGGAGGAACTCCTGGCCCGACTCCGGTCCCTGGCGGGGGTGTCGACGCGCACGACGGTGGTCCTGTCCACGCCGTACGAGGCGAGGCCGCCGAGAATCTGA
- a CDS encoding amidohydrolase produces MSDRTAPSKTVLLRGGEVHSPADPFATAMVVEHGQIAWVGSEGAADAFGAGVDEVIDLEGALVTPAFTDAHVHTTATGLALTGLDLSAAPTLDAALVLVREFAAARPADRVLLGHGWDAARWPGGRPPTRAELDEATGGRPLYLSRIDVHSAVVSTALLDLVPGAAAFEDGPLTRDAHHAVRATALGAVTAAQRTEAQRAALAHAVSLGIGSVHECGGPEISSEDDFTGLLRLAAEEPGPRVVGYWAERDVERARALGALGAAGDLFVDGALGSHTACLHEPYADAAHTGTAYLDAAAVAAHVVACTEAGLQAGFHAIGDAAVSSVVEGVRAAAEKVGLPRVRAARHRVEHAEMLTPETVAAFAELGLTASVQPAFDALWGGEEGMYAQRLGVQRARALNPFAALLRAGVPLAFGSDSPVTPLDPWGTVRAAAFHRTPEHRVSVRAAFTAHTRGGWRAIGRDDAGVLVPGAPADYAVWRTGELVVQAPDDRVARWSTDPRSGTPGLPDLSPGADLPVCLRTVVAGRTVFVRPGE; encoded by the coding sequence ATGAGTGATCGCACCGCCCCGTCGAAAACCGTGTTGCTCCGCGGTGGAGAAGTCCACAGCCCCGCCGACCCGTTCGCCACCGCGATGGTCGTGGAACACGGCCAGATCGCCTGGGTCGGCTCCGAGGGCGCCGCCGACGCCTTCGGTGCCGGCGTCGACGAGGTGATCGACCTCGAAGGCGCCCTGGTCACCCCTGCGTTCACCGACGCCCACGTGCACACCACGGCCACCGGCCTCGCACTCACCGGCCTCGACCTCTCCGCCGCCCCCACCCTGGACGCCGCCCTCGTTCTCGTACGGGAATTCGCGGCAGCCCGCCCGGCCGACCGCGTCCTCCTCGGCCACGGCTGGGACGCCGCCCGCTGGCCCGGCGGCCGCCCACCGACCCGCGCCGAACTCGACGAGGCCACCGGTGGCCGCCCGCTCTACCTGAGCCGGATCGACGTCCACTCGGCGGTCGTCAGCACGGCCCTGCTCGACCTGGTCCCGGGCGCCGCCGCCTTCGAGGACGGCCCCCTCACCAGGGACGCGCACCACGCCGTACGTGCCACCGCCCTCGGTGCCGTCACCGCCGCCCAGCGCACCGAGGCCCAGCGGGCCGCCCTCGCCCACGCCGTGTCGCTCGGCATCGGCTCGGTCCACGAGTGCGGGGGCCCCGAGATCTCCTCCGAGGACGATTTCACGGGGTTGCTGCGGCTCGCCGCCGAGGAGCCCGGCCCGCGCGTGGTCGGCTACTGGGCGGAGCGCGACGTCGAGAGGGCGCGTGCCCTCGGGGCCCTCGGAGCTGCTGGCGACCTCTTCGTCGACGGAGCCCTCGGCTCGCACACCGCCTGTCTGCACGAGCCGTACGCCGACGCCGCGCACACCGGCACGGCGTACCTGGACGCGGCGGCCGTCGCCGCCCATGTGGTCGCCTGCACCGAGGCGGGCCTTCAGGCGGGCTTCCACGCCATCGGGGACGCCGCGGTGAGCTCCGTCGTCGAGGGAGTGCGCGCGGCCGCCGAGAAGGTCGGCCTGCCCCGAGTGAGGGCCGCCCGGCACCGCGTCGAGCACGCCGAGATGCTCACCCCCGAGACCGTCGCCGCCTTCGCCGAACTCGGCCTCACCGCCTCCGTCCAGCCCGCCTTCGACGCGCTGTGGGGCGGTGAGGAGGGCATGTACGCCCAGCGGCTGGGCGTGCAGCGCGCCCGCGCCCTCAACCCGTTCGCGGCCCTGCTGCGCGCCGGCGTGCCCCTGGCCTTCGGCTCCGACAGCCCGGTCACTCCCCTCGATCCGTGGGGCACCGTTCGCGCGGCGGCCTTCCACCGCACGCCGGAGCACCGGGTGTCCGTGCGCGCCGCGTTCACGGCGCACACGCGGGGCGGCTGGCGGGCGATCGGACGGGACGACGCGGGCGTCCTCGTACCGGGCGCGCCCGCGGACTACGCCGTGTGGCGTACCGGCGAACTCGTCGTCCAGGCCCCCGACGACCGCGTCGCCCGCTGGTCCACCGACCCCCGTTCCGGCACCCCCGGTCTGCCCGACCTGAGCCCCGGTGCCGACCTGCCCGTCTGTCTGCGGACCGTGGTGGCCGGGCGAACGGTTTTCGTACGGCCGGGTGAGTGA
- a CDS encoding polyprenol monophosphomannose synthase encodes MNDGDGTLAAKGQERRFGPLGTALVIIPTYNEAENIKGIVGRVRKAVPDAHVLVADDNSPDGTGKLADELAAKDDRVQVLHRKGKEGLGAAYLAGFRWGMEHGYGVLIEMDADGSHQPEELPRLLTALKGADLVLGSRWVPGGRVVNWPRSREFISRGGSLYSRVLLDVPVRDVTGGYRAFRSETLEGLGLDEVASQGYCFQVDLARRAVKAGYHVVEVPITFVERELGDSKMSRDILIEALWRVTAWGVRERVGKVLRRDDRGSAEGKQG; translated from the coding sequence GTGAACGACGGCGACGGGACCCTCGCGGCGAAAGGCCAGGAGAGGCGGTTCGGCCCGCTCGGCACGGCCTTGGTGATCATCCCGACCTACAACGAGGCGGAGAACATCAAAGGGATCGTCGGCCGGGTGCGGAAGGCCGTTCCCGACGCGCACGTCCTGGTGGCCGACGACAACAGCCCCGACGGCACCGGCAAGCTCGCCGACGAGCTGGCCGCCAAGGACGACCGCGTCCAGGTGCTGCACCGCAAGGGCAAGGAAGGGCTGGGCGCCGCCTATCTGGCGGGTTTCCGCTGGGGCATGGAGCACGGCTACGGCGTCCTCATCGAGATGGACGCCGACGGCTCCCACCAGCCCGAGGAACTGCCCCGGCTGCTGACCGCGCTCAAGGGCGCCGACCTCGTCCTCGGCTCCCGCTGGGTGCCGGGCGGACGCGTGGTGAACTGGCCCAGGTCCCGCGAGTTCATCTCCCGCGGCGGCAGCCTCTACTCCCGTGTCCTGCTCGACGTCCCCGTCCGTGACGTCACCGGCGGTTACCGGGCCTTCCGCAGCGAGACCCTCGAAGGGCTCGGCCTCGACGAGGTCGCCTCCCAGGGCTACTGCTTCCAGGTCGACCTCGCCCGTCGCGCGGTCAAGGCGGGCTACCACGTCGTCGAGGTGCCCATCACCTTCGTCGAGCGCGAGCTGGGCGACTCCAAGATGAGCCGGGACATCCTCATCGAGGCGCTGTGGCGGGTCACGGCGTGGGGTGTGCGGGAGCGGGTCGGCAAGGTGCTGAGGCGGGACGACAGAGGATCCGCGGAAGGCAAACAGGGCTGA
- the fxsA gene encoding FxsA family membrane protein produces MTTGAPTPTYPARPRRSRLRTFLPLGVAAWLVLEIWLLTVVAGAAGGFTVFVLLVAGFLVGSAVVKRAGRRAFRVLSETLQQQQQQQQDGAGAPGAGRESGKSEGNGFLMLGGLLLMLPGLVSDAAGLVLLIPPVQKALGRYTERAFERKIREAGSGSLGDAFQQARMHRPDGKVVQGEVIRDDEPSGGAPSQGPRPPLSR; encoded by the coding sequence ATGACGACTGGCGCTCCGACCCCGACGTATCCCGCCCGGCCTCGGCGCTCCCGGCTGCGCACGTTTCTGCCGTTGGGTGTCGCCGCGTGGCTGGTGCTGGAGATCTGGCTGCTCACGGTGGTCGCGGGCGCGGCCGGTGGCTTCACGGTCTTCGTGCTTCTCGTCGCCGGATTCCTTGTCGGCTCCGCGGTGGTCAAGCGGGCCGGGCGGCGGGCGTTCCGGGTGCTGAGCGAGACGCTGCAACAGCAACAGCAACAGCAGCAGGACGGTGCGGGTGCGCCCGGCGCCGGGCGCGAATCGGGCAAGAGCGAGGGCAACGGGTTCCTGATGCTGGGTGGCCTGCTGCTGATGCTGCCGGGGTTGGTCTCCGACGCGGCGGGGCTGGTGCTGCTGATTCCGCCGGTGCAGAAGGCATTGGGGCGTTATACGGAGCGGGCCTTCGAGCGGAAGATCCGGGAGGCGGGTTCCGGGTCCCTCGGGGATGCCTTTCAGCAGGCCCGTATGCACCGGCCCGACGGCAAGGTGGTGCAGGGGGAAGTGATTCGGGACGATGAGCCTTCCGGGGGTGCGCCGTCCCAGGGGCCGCGCCCGCCGCTGAGCCGCTGA
- a CDS encoding RNA polymerase-binding protein RbpA gives MSERALRGTRLVVTSYETDRGIDLAPRQAVEYACEKGHRFEMPFSVEAEIPPEWECKVCGAQALLVDGDGPEEKKAKPARTHWDMLMERRTREELEEVLEERLAVLRSGAMNIAVHPRDSRKSA, from the coding sequence ACGCGCCTCGTGGTGACCAGCTACGAGACGGACCGCGGCATCGACTTGGCTCCGCGCCAGGCCGTGGAGTACGCATGCGAGAAGGGGCACCGCTTTGAGATGCCCTTCTCGGTCGAGGCGGAGATTCCGCCGGAGTGGGAGTGCAAGGTCTGCGGGGCCCAAGCACTCCTCGTGGACGGCGACGGCCCTGAGGAAAAGAAGGCCAAGCCCGCGCGTACGCATTGGGACATGCTGATGGAGCGGCGCACCCGTGAGGAACTCGAAGAGGTCCTTGAGGAGCGTCTTGCGGTTCTCCGCTCCGGCGCGATGAACATCGCGGTACATCCGCGAGACAGCCGCAAGTCCGCGTAG